A genome region from Drosophila simulans strain w501 chromosome 2R, Prin_Dsim_3.1, whole genome shotgun sequence includes the following:
- the LOC6734495 gene encoding uncharacterized protein LOC6734495, with the protein MRKHCINWIWMFLLLELILIRAEQQAEDHRIQRRFMWQEMNNSVMGGVLGRMFNGARAMKSMLTDLMPSTAGYGQKINMDLLPTEMTRVKYIIRNPQTNKPMKIIKMRPSPKKVIKLRRPIPKPTITESSVMISHGIHKDHRMRQLEKEQELIAEGKAPMTSDEAIMEKYFKKRPRGGSSNEVISGKIMEYQSWKPVYKAGETPSSFVTLRPQPLTHLHTDISSGDHEMLPKPEKLVSYEYERDEDDVAENEVAKQTGHRYEVTEHTGEASGEVETVETVASMESGFVPSQGMTFRSPPPAQHAPRPRHRTPSSTTTTTTTTTEAPNYPPSFLKKYREREATTTRRPRKYHNKEVYLIREGDDSSEGSTTPPAFAMSSLRARLQDQQRHQKHQHKQQLEEEELEAALVDAMHGEKWPAEVAHSSFQLASPIGPSAVAFEQPLAKAPRGQYKRQTRDNIRQRGSIKFADKPNYDEA; encoded by the exons ATGAGGAAGCATTGC ATCAATTGGATTTGgatgtttttgctgctggagctgatTTTGATCAGAGCCGAACAGCAGGCAGAGGATCACAG AATTCAGCGTCGTTTTATGTGGCAAGAGATGAATAACTCCGTAATGGGTGGCGTGCTGGGACGAATGTTCAACGGAGCCCGGGCGATGAAGTCAATGCTCACGGATCTCATGCCGAGCACGGCTGGATATGGCCAAAAAATCAACATGGATTTACTGCCGACAGAGATGACGCGAGTGAAGTACATTATACGCAATCCACAAACTAACAAGCCGATGAAGATCATCAAGATGCGGCCGTCGCCGAAAAAGGTCATTAAACTGAGAAGACCCATACCCAAGCCCACTATCACCGAGTCCTCGGTGATGATCTCCCATGGAATCCACAAAGATCATCGCATGAGACAGTTGGAAAAGGAGCAAGAACTCATAGCTGAGGGCAAGGCTCCGATGACCAGCGATGAGGCAATAATGGAGAAGTACTTTAAGAAGCGTCCACGAGGCGGTTCCTCCAACGAGGTCATCTCTGGCAAGATCATGGAGTACCAGAGTTGGAAGCCCGTCTACAAAGCAGGAGAAACACCATCATCTTTCGTGACTCTAAGACCGCAACCCCTGACCCATTTGCACACGGATATATCCAGTGGAGATCATGAGATGTTGCCAAAGCCCGAGAAGCTGGTGAGCTACGAGTATGAAAGGGATGAGGATGACGTGGCGGAGAACGAAGTGGCCAAGCAAACGGGTCACCGTTACGAGGTCACCGAGCATACGGGAGAAGCTAGCGGCGAGGTGGAAACGGTCGAGACAGTCGCCTCCATGGAGAGTGGTTTTGTGCCCAGTCAGGGAATGACATTCAGGTCTCCACCACCAGCACAGCATGCGCCGAGGCCCAGACATCGAACGCCGTCTAGTACCACAACTaccaccacaaccacaacagaAGCACCCAACTATCCTCCCTCGTTCCTAAAGAAATACCGTGAACGAGAGGCCACCACCACGCGCAGACCGCGGAAATACCACAACAAGGAGGTCTATCTGATCCGCGAGGGCGATGACAGCTCGGAGGGCAGCACCACACCGCCAGCCTTCGCGATGAGCAGTTTGAGGGCTCGCCTCCAGGATCAGCAGCGCCATCAGAAACATCAGCacaagcagcagctggaggaggaggagctggaggccGCCCTCGTGGATGCCATGCATGGCGAGAAGTGGCCAGCGGAGGTGGCCCACAGCAGTTTCCAGCTGGCCAGTCCCATTGGACCCAGTGCGGTGGCATTCGAGCAACCTCTGGCCAAGGCGCCAAGGGGGCAATACAAGCGTCAGACGCGCGACAATATCCGGCAACGTGGATCAATCAAGTTTGCCGACAAACCCAACTACGATGAGGCCTGA